A stretch of Vigna angularis cultivar LongXiaoDou No.4 chromosome 4, ASM1680809v1, whole genome shotgun sequence DNA encodes these proteins:
- the LOC108332032 gene encoding IAA-amino acid hydrolase ILR1-like 5, whose amino-acid sequence MNAIATIYLFAVFLSSSIVLGSEEDEVYAKEIMGAAQKEKEWLVSVRRQIHQHPELAFQEHNTSSLIRAQLHKFGIPYTYPVAKTGVVAQLGSGSRPIIAIRADMDALPLQELVEWEHKSKIDGRMHACGHDAHTTMLLGAAKLLSQRQDKLQGTVRLIFQPAEEGARGASEMIKEGVLQDAEAIFSLHIDHTTPTGAIASIPGAFTAAGCVFEARIVGVGGHAASPHTNIDPVLATSFAILALQQLVSRESDPLQSNVLSVTFVKGGTALNVIPSYVKFGGTLRSQTTEGMYYFRQRIKEVIEGQAAVHRCNAYLDFKEEDFTPYPAAVNDNNLHLHVVRVGQLLLGPDNVHEAEKVMAGEDFAYFQQVIPGTMFSIGIRNDKVGSIHSPHSPFFFLDEEVLPIGAALHTALAELYLKEHKHTIH is encoded by the exons ATGAATGCGATCGCAACCATTTATCTGTTTGCCGTGTTTCTGTCATCATCGATAGTGTTGGGGTCAGAGGAGGATGAAGTCTATGCCAAAGAGATTATGGGCGCAGCACAGAAGGAGAAGGAATGGTTGGTTTCGGTGAGAAGGCAAATCCATCAACACCCAGAACTGGCTTTCCAAGAACACAACACCAGTTCTCTCATACGTGCACAACTTCACAAATTTGGCATACCTTACACATACCCAGTTGCCAAAACCGGCGTCGTTGCGCAACTTGGCTCTGGCTCTCGTCCTATCATTGCTATTCGTGCTGATATGGATGCACTTCCCTTGCAG GAGCTTGTTGAGTGGGAACACAAGAGCAAAATAGACGGCAGAATGCATGCTTGTGGACATGATGCTCACACCACCATGCTACTTGGGGCTGCGAAGTTGCTAAGCCAGCGCCAAGATAAGCTTcag GGAACTGTAAGACTTATTTTCCAACCTGCGGAGGAAGGAGCTAGAGGTGCCTCTGAAATGATAAAGGAAGGAGTGCTTCAAGATGCAGAAGCAATTTTTTCATTACATATTGATCATACAACACCAACTGGAGCCATAGCATCCATTCCAGGTGCATTTACTGCTGCTGGATGCGTGTTTGAGGCAAGGATTGTAGGAGTAGGCGGTCATGCTGCATCGCCCCACACCAATATAGATCCAGTTCTGGCTACTTCCTTTGCAATTTTGGCACTGCAACAGCTTGTCTCAAGAGAATCTGATCCTCTTCAAAGTAAT GTGTTATCAGTTACTTTTGTCAAAGGTGGAACTGCATTAAACGTGATTCCCTCCTATGTAAAATTTGGAGGCACACTTAGGAGCCAGACAACTGAAGGCATGTACTATTTCAGACAGCGAATAAAGGAG GTTATTGAAGGACAGGCAGCTGTGCACAGATGTAATGCTTATCTTGATTTCAAAGAAGAGGATTTCACCCCATATCCTGCTGCTGTTAACGACAATAATCTGCATCTGCATGTGGTAAGAGTTGGCCAACTTCTGCTTGGTCCAGACAATGTGCATGAAGCCGAGAAGGTGATGGCAGGTGAGGACTTTGCATATTTTCAACAAGTGATTCCTGGAACAATGTTTTCCATTGGAATCAGAAATGATAAAGTGGGATCAATTCACTCCCCACATTCCCCTTTCTTCTTTCTGGATGAGGAAGTTCTGCCAATAGGGGCAGCTCTGCACACTGCTCTTGCTGAGTTGTATTTGAAAGAGCATAAGCATACCATTCATTGA